From a region of the Roseivirga sp. 4D4 genome:
- a CDS encoding response regulator, giving the protein MRSGSFLLLRLGLGLILLLFHCALLSQEVPSLTIKEIGTPFINTYLPTDYGAHEQNFEIVQSPDGLMYIANVTGVIEFDGFNWNVDSRVSDDSFKAVTIGNDNLVYGTTKSLIGRFRSDSLGRTQFESLGPKLPADLLSFGDVRSVDALGDLVIYRSRNALLLYHIVKDTFKVITSQDGFGLGSVIDSEFYVVDHSKGLMQLEGESLELLSGSESLKSKALTDMVRFSDDELLFLTKGNGFLRYDFKAVHTWETSVSEYIRKHDGFAAINIYDRYYAVGTGNGGVVIIDEHGKLIQKLNKEMGMGADGLIQDLYLDKDDNLWVAQHGALHQVILNSPFTTIDDRHGVNGYVLYFQNWHSRTYVSTATGIVVKDQDSPWQSLSADYKPFKPISDDQQRVWMTIKHGDDFFSAGNRGLIQITDDGLKSLLNNGERMWAAVAMRDSKEMIIGSIEGNLHRFVKVNGEWRHDNRIKGFNKQMDFLEQTPNGGIWMTDSGTGVFKIKLNEKRDSVLSVKMYGPEQGLPELERNRVFRHSDGLYFATASGVYQYNASSDSFYPSEKFNQHLSEDYVFRLIEMKNGDVYGSLNPRGKSLMKRTEDGYDFTQVPFQRIAGHNSEYVSGMGGNNIWIAGTGIKHYAGGYEHKPSKGFAAYIRSVEVSNKNDSLIYSGGDVDRTVELRPNENAVQFEYSASYYDKIEEIEFQSYLEGSEETWAPWSSKSSRNYTNLRHGTYTFKVRARNLYGDVSAIGEYTFTIYTPWYLTVWAFLLYAILVTLSVWSIVKLNTRRLEKEKLRLEATIYERTEEIRRQKEKAEADKLVIQEQADRLKELDKVKSRFFANISHELRTPLTLINAPLESLIEGGKIEDEEIRETLITAKRNGVSLLSLVEEILDLAKLEAGKLKLVENPVRLREFLGDILGDYITVAKSRGIEIKFNFWPDKNLTVLLDENKTGKVIRNLLSNALKFTRNHIELRLQYSPDEPDRAQLSVIDNGVGIDAQDLPFIFNRYYQSERPDKKAEGGTGIGLALANELAELQAGRLTVESQPNEETIFTLEFPLKEVKEETIVPLTQADSENLDKALKDTITRYGQKFELEKPVLLITEDHPEMRAFIAKTLTPYFDILQAENGKLALEILETQTVDIVISDVMMPIMDGFELLEAIKKNERLRQVSVVMLTARADQEDRLHALTLGIDDYLTKPFSAALFLARIKNILENRIKVIRAFKELAHKESNGAQSNVAWLIKEHDLSEREVEVMRLLAKRYTNAEISERLFVSQNTVKYHIKNLFIKLNVKSRKEAADKIGEHL; this is encoded by the coding sequence ATGCGTAGTGGTTCTTTTCTCCTCCTTAGGCTTGGCTTAGGGCTTATCTTATTACTTTTCCATTGTGCCTTGTTATCCCAAGAAGTGCCATCCCTGACCATTAAGGAGATTGGTACCCCCTTTATCAATACATACCTTCCTACAGATTATGGTGCGCATGAACAAAACTTCGAAATCGTGCAGTCCCCTGATGGGTTGATGTATATAGCCAATGTGACTGGGGTCATAGAATTTGATGGGTTTAATTGGAATGTGGATAGTCGCGTGTCTGATGACTCTTTCAAAGCGGTTACAATTGGCAACGATAATTTGGTGTATGGCACTACAAAGAGTTTGATTGGCCGTTTTCGGTCCGATTCTTTGGGGAGAACTCAGTTTGAGTCATTAGGCCCAAAATTGCCAGCAGATCTCCTAAGCTTTGGAGATGTTAGATCGGTTGATGCCTTGGGAGATTTGGTTATCTACCGTTCAAGAAATGCTTTGCTCTTATATCATATTGTCAAGGATACATTCAAAGTTATCACTTCCCAAGACGGATTTGGTTTAGGCAGTGTAATCGATAGTGAATTTTATGTGGTGGATCACTCAAAAGGCTTGATGCAACTCGAGGGAGAAAGCTTGGAGTTATTATCAGGGTCAGAGAGCCTTAAAAGTAAGGCTCTAACAGATATGGTTCGTTTTTCCGATGACGAGCTGCTTTTTCTCACAAAAGGCAATGGATTTTTGAGGTATGATTTCAAAGCCGTGCACACTTGGGAAACTTCTGTGTCGGAATATATAAGAAAACATGATGGCTTCGCTGCTATCAATATTTATGATCGATACTATGCTGTTGGCACTGGTAATGGCGGTGTTGTGATCATAGATGAGCATGGGAAACTAATTCAAAAGTTGAATAAAGAAATGGGGATGGGAGCCGATGGCCTTATTCAAGATCTTTATTTAGATAAGGATGATAACCTATGGGTTGCACAGCATGGTGCCTTACATCAGGTAATTCTAAACTCGCCTTTTACTACAATTGATGACCGACATGGGGTCAATGGCTATGTGCTATATTTTCAGAATTGGCATAGTAGAACCTATGTTTCTACCGCTACAGGAATTGTTGTGAAAGATCAAGATTCACCCTGGCAGAGCCTTAGTGCCGATTATAAGCCTTTTAAGCCTATTTCTGACGACCAACAGAGAGTCTGGATGACTATTAAGCATGGTGATGATTTCTTTTCGGCAGGTAATAGGGGGCTTATTCAGATCACAGATGATGGACTTAAAAGCTTGCTCAATAATGGCGAGCGCATGTGGGCAGCCGTGGCCATGCGAGACTCCAAGGAGATGATCATTGGAAGTATAGAAGGCAACTTACACAGGTTCGTGAAGGTAAACGGGGAATGGAGACATGACAATAGAATAAAGGGGTTCAACAAGCAGATGGACTTCTTAGAACAAACACCAAACGGAGGCATCTGGATGACTGATTCTGGTACAGGTGTATTCAAGATCAAATTGAATGAAAAGCGAGATAGTGTTTTATCAGTCAAAATGTATGGTCCTGAGCAAGGGCTCCCTGAACTAGAGAGAAACAGAGTTTTTCGGCATAGTGATGGCCTTTATTTTGCAACTGCTTCTGGTGTTTATCAGTACAATGCTTCTTCCGACAGTTTCTATCCTTCGGAAAAGTTTAATCAGCATCTGTCTGAAGACTATGTTTTCAGGCTAATAGAGATGAAAAATGGTGATGTATATGGATCACTGAATCCAAGGGGTAAGTCTTTAATGAAAAGAACAGAGGATGGGTATGACTTCACACAAGTACCTTTCCAAAGGATCGCAGGTCATAATTCAGAGTACGTTTCAGGGATGGGAGGGAATAATATCTGGATTGCAGGCACTGGTATAAAACACTATGCGGGTGGCTATGAACATAAGCCATCAAAAGGTTTTGCAGCCTATATCAGGTCAGTTGAAGTATCTAATAAGAATGATTCTTTGATCTATTCAGGAGGAGATGTTGATCGTACAGTTGAGCTCAGGCCTAACGAAAATGCTGTCCAATTCGAATATTCCGCCTCCTATTATGATAAAATAGAAGAAATAGAGTTTCAGAGCTATTTGGAAGGGTCGGAAGAGACCTGGGCGCCTTGGAGTAGTAAGTCGAGTAGGAACTACACCAATCTGAGACACGGTACTTATACGTTTAAGGTTCGTGCAAGAAACCTCTATGGAGATGTTAGTGCCATAGGTGAGTATACATTCACCATTTATACACCTTGGTACCTTACAGTTTGGGCCTTTTTGCTTTATGCCATTCTGGTAACATTATCAGTATGGTCAATTGTAAAGTTAAATACCAGACGGCTTGAAAAAGAGAAATTACGACTTGAAGCAACCATCTATGAACGGACGGAAGAAATTCGGAGGCAAAAAGAAAAGGCCGAGGCTGATAAATTAGTCATTCAAGAACAAGCCGATAGACTCAAGGAGCTTGATAAGGTCAAATCAAGGTTTTTCGCTAACATCTCACATGAATTGCGGACACCTCTGACACTTATAAATGCACCATTAGAGTCACTGATCGAGGGCGGGAAAATTGAAGATGAAGAGATAAGAGAAACCTTAATCACTGCTAAGAGAAACGGTGTGAGTCTCCTCTCATTGGTTGAGGAAATCCTTGACTTAGCCAAGCTTGAAGCGGGAAAATTAAAGCTCGTAGAAAATCCTGTTAGGCTAAGAGAATTCTTGGGGGATATATTAGGTGACTATATAACGGTAGCCAAAAGTCGAGGCATTGAAATTAAATTCAATTTTTGGCCTGATAAGAACCTAACGGTGCTCTTGGATGAGAATAAGACAGGAAAGGTCATTAGAAATCTATTGTCAAATGCCCTGAAGTTCACAAGGAACCACATTGAGTTGAGACTGCAATATAGTCCCGATGAACCTGATAGAGCTCAACTAAGTGTTATAGACAATGGGGTAGGTATTGATGCTCAAGACTTACCATTTATATTCAATAGGTATTATCAATCAGAGAGGCCAGATAAAAAGGCAGAAGGGGGTACGGGTATTGGTCTTGCACTGGCTAATGAACTGGCTGAATTGCAAGCAGGCAGGCTGACTGTAGAGAGTCAACCAAATGAAGAAACCATATTCACTCTTGAATTCCCTTTGAAGGAAGTTAAGGAGGAGACTATTGTGCCACTCACCCAGGCAGACAGCGAGAATTTGGATAAAGCACTCAAAGATACCATAACAAGGTATGGCCAGAAATTCGAGCTCGAAAAACCGGTATTGTTAATAACCGAAGACCACCCTGAGATGCGTGCGTTCATTGCTAAGACGCTCACTCCCTATTTTGATATTCTTCAGGCAGAAAATGGTAAGTTAGCTCTCGAAATTCTGGAAACCCAGACTGTGGACATAGTGATTTCCGATGTGATGATGCCAATAATGGACGGCTTTGAATTGTTGGAAGCAATTAAGAAAAATGAAAGGCTCCGACAAGTCTCTGTGGTAATGCTTACTGCCAGAGCAGATCAGGAAGATCGGCTTCACGCGCTCACTTTGGGTATTGATGATTATTTGACTAAACCGTTCAGTGCTGCGCTGTTCCTTGCCAGAATCAAGAATATACTTGAGAATCGGATTAAAGTGATAAGGGCATTTAAAGAACTTGCCCATAAGGAATCAAATGGTGCTCAATCAAATGTTGCATGGTTGATCAAAGAACATGATCTTTCAGAAAGGGAAGTAGAAGTAATGAGACTTTTGGCAAAGCGGTACACCAATGCCGAAATATCAGAAAGACTGTTTGTCTCCCAAAACACCGTAAAGTATCACATCAAAAACCTGTTTATAAAACTGAATGTCAAGAGCCGTAAGGAAGCTGCCGATAAAATAGGGGAACACCTGTGA